A genomic segment from Cutaneotrichosporon cavernicola HIS019 DNA, chromosome: 7b encodes:
- a CDS encoding uncharacterized protein (WD domain, G-beta repeat) produces the protein MAAVATDAAKKDTKKDTLDGFLRYNAYPSRTFAARGLTVPKLGRPTEVRSGGSPFIRTLAFNNDGTRLAVGHETRVLRLYPVAAGVITDRPTSLPPKGESPHRGNVGSLAWSPTDSNILVSGCKGARGDSVVAVWDVSAGTATQFSIPGDVLHVAFHPSGRHFAAVCPRIERDVVFFYHLKDGVWAKREDVQINGAGVPGGEEQVNSFRFGNGGGSGLAVNQDGALNTWFYPVDEIVRGQTAERPAKRARTEEKEEAEEEAEVVEREPTPEAPEVIVVPETEGEGEGEGEGEGEGEGEGDGDGEGEGEGERTGEGEGEVVAEDETGEGEGAEGDEADGTDKPEGKADDDEPARQAESSAADAATDGDAAMADASPAPASPAEPALPTPARTPAPGTPAPATLSAGALAASTQPSRAPSPTQSEKDAASAVARAAREAHTRQIQLERGPRKGVSIGLSLALAVDPRGRYYAVGGHDARLSLLSTTTLAATRTWDEYAAPVRHLSFSTDGEFLAVGGDEAVITIFAVGNGEVIARIPCMGHATALSWHPGNVLAYATNAKNRGVGWWYVTVDL, from the exons ATGGCAGCAGTCGCCACCGATGCAGCCAAAAAGGACACCAAAAAGGACACACTCGACGGATTTCTGCGGTACAATGCCTACCCATCGCGCACCTTTGCCGCGCGCGGCCTAACC GTTCCCAAACTCGGCCGCCCGACAGAGGTGCGCTCTGGAGGATCACCATTCATCCGTACCCTCGCCTTTAATAACGACGGAACCCGCTTGGCGGTCGGACACGAAACGCGCGTACTCCGCCTCTATCCCGTTGCCGCGGGGGTCATCACCGACAGGCCAACAAGCCTCCCTCCCAAGGGAGAGAGCCCGCACCGCGGTAACGTCGGCAGCCTGGCGTGGTCGCCTACCGACTCCAACATCCTCGTGTCAGGATGTAaaggcgcgcgcggtgACTCTGTCGTCGCAGTGTGGGACGTTTCTGCGGGCACAGCAACGCAGTTCAGCATACCTGGCGACGTGCTGCACGTCGCCTTCCATCCGTCAGGGCGGCATTTTGCGGCGGTGTGTCCGCGCATCGAGCGGGATGTAGTGTTCTTCTACCACCTCAAGGACGGGGTGTGGGCTAagcgcgaggacgtgcAGATTAACGGCGCGGGGGTACccggcggagaggag CAAGTCAACTCGTTCCGTTTCGGGAACGGAGGCGGGTCCGGCCTAGCCGTGAACCAGGACGGCGCGCTCAACACGTGGTTCTACCCCGTCGACGAGATTGTGCGGGGCCAGACGGCCGAGCGACcggccaagcgcgcgcgtaccgaggagaaggaggaggctgaggaagaggccgaggttgtgGAGAGGGAGCCGACACCCGAGGCGCCAGAGGTGATCGTGGTGCCCGAAActgagggcgagggagagggagagggagagggcgagggagagggcgagggcgagggagatggagatggagagggagagggagagggagagaggaccggtgaaggagagggagaggtggtTGCGGAAGACGAGACGGGCGAAGGCGAAGGCGCGGAGGGCGACGAAGCGGACGGGACGGACAAGCCGGAAGGaaaggccgacgacgacgaaccAGCCCGGCAAGCAGAgtccagcgccgccgacgccgcgacAGACGGCGACGCAGCCATGGCCGACGCGTCTCCCGCCCCTGCGTCCCCTGCCGAGCCAGCTCTCCCTACTCCTGCACGCACCCCAGCACCCGGCACTCCTGCACCCGCCACCCTATCCGCCGGAGCACTCGCCGCGTCCACCCAGCCTTCCCGCGCACCCTCCCCTACACAATCCGAGAAAGATGCTGCCTCCGCCGTAGCCCGCGCCGCACGCGAAGCCCACACGCGCCAAATCCAGCTCGAGCGAGGCCCCAGAAAGGGCGTGTCCATCGGCCTCTCTCTTGCATTAGCCGTCGACCCTCGTGGACG ATACTACGCGGTTGGCGGGCACGACGCGCGTCtttccctcctctccacaACCACATTGGCGGCCACAAGGACGTGGGACGAGTACGCCGCCCCCGTCCGCCACCTGTCGTTCAGCACCGACGGCGAGTTTCTCGCggttggcggcgatgaGGCCGTCATCACCATCTTCGCTGTTGGCAACGGGGAAGTGATCGCTCGCATCCCTTGTATGGGCCATGCGACCGCGCTATCCTGGCATCCGGGCAACGTGCTTGCGTACGCGACCAACGCAAAGAACcgtggggttgggtggtggtACGTCACTGTCGATTTGTAG